The following proteins come from a genomic window of Flavobacteriaceae bacterium MAR_2010_188:
- a CDS encoding CarboxypepD_reg-like domain-containing protein, with protein sequence MNKFLLPLFFLLFTVTAFAQISGKVTDVNGNPLGYVNIFIENTFTGTTSNDDGDYELNVTSADTYTIVFQFLGFKTIKKTVEIETFPYTLNTILEEEQISLSEVVINSNENPANKIMRAAIANRKSNLEKIKSYKADFYSRGLIRIKDAPEKILGQEVGDLGGGLDSTRSGIIYLSETISKLEFLQPDNLKERIIASKVSGNDNGFSFNAALDVDYNLYNNTVELGNEIVSPIADFAFNYYEYKLDGAFFDDRGNLINKIKVIPKRENDRIFSGYIYIVEDQWDIYALELEITGQQAQIPAADIITLSQNFSYSKANDIWALISQRIDFEYGIFGITGNGTFTAVYNNYLFNPIIETKDFGREVLSFENEANKKDSLYWAKIRPVPLTSEEISDYVKKDSIQILRESKPYLDSIDQVANKFNLFDIVSGYSFQNSYKDYRFGIGSPIGKVKFNTVQGFNSDIDLFFRKNYDEFRRYLNVSLNLNYGYSEDRWRPTAAIFYKFNNIQRNTLGLSGGVVATQFNGGLTSLPKLNSLYSLIAERNYLKIYENAFAQLSYSQELFNGLRASTTFSYQKRKPLFNNTDQVWFNNDDRDYSSNNPLDANAYGIAPLEEHHILKLSLNASITFGQKYMSYPDSKFNILNDKYPTLNIGYEKGFGSDISDYNYDQFKARLSQDINLGNKGDFKYNLKAGTFLNSDKIAFIDYQHFNGNQTNIGTSANYLDVFNNLPYYSMSTNKSYFEAHIEHDFSGYILGKVPLLNKLNYNLIIGAHALSTQNHTPYQELSVGIDNIGFGKLRFLRLDYVRSYQNGYEGDALIFGLKIFNFID encoded by the coding sequence ATGAATAAATTTTTACTACCACTTTTTTTCCTCCTTTTTACCGTTACTGCCTTCGCACAAATTAGTGGAAAAGTTACCGACGTTAATGGTAATCCACTGGGGTACGTAAACATTTTTATTGAAAACACTTTTACAGGCACCACCAGCAATGACGATGGAGACTATGAACTGAATGTTACTTCAGCCGATACTTATACGATTGTCTTTCAGTTTTTAGGCTTTAAAACGATAAAAAAAACGGTAGAGATTGAAACCTTTCCATATACTTTAAATACAATTTTAGAAGAGGAGCAGATAAGTCTTTCTGAAGTTGTTATTAATTCTAATGAAAATCCTGCCAATAAAATAATGCGGGCTGCGATAGCTAATAGAAAATCTAACCTTGAAAAAATCAAATCCTATAAAGCCGATTTCTACTCACGCGGATTGATTAGAATTAAAGATGCGCCAGAAAAAATCCTTGGTCAGGAAGTTGGAGACCTTGGCGGCGGATTAGATTCTACCCGAAGCGGAATCATTTATCTTTCTGAAACGATTTCAAAATTAGAATTTCTTCAACCAGATAATTTAAAAGAACGCATCATCGCTAGTAAAGTAAGCGGTAACGATAATGGTTTCAGCTTTAATGCGGCGCTAGATGTGGATTACAACCTTTACAACAACACTGTAGAATTGGGGAATGAAATTGTTTCACCGATTGCCGATTTCGCATTTAATTATTATGAGTATAAGTTAGACGGAGCTTTCTTTGATGACCGCGGTAATCTTATCAATAAGATAAAGGTTATCCCAAAACGAGAGAACGACCGCATCTTTTCAGGTTATATCTATATTGTAGAGGACCAATGGGATATTTACGCACTAGAATTAGAAATTACTGGGCAGCAAGCGCAAATACCCGCGGCAGATATTATTACTCTTAGCCAGAACTTTTCATATTCAAAAGCAAACGATATTTGGGCATTAATTTCCCAACGCATTGATTTTGAATATGGCATCTTTGGAATAACCGGTAACGGTACATTTACCGCAGTTTATAATAATTACCTCTTCAACCCTATTATCGAAACCAAGGATTTTGGTCGTGAAGTCCTATCTTTTGAAAATGAGGCCAACAAAAAAGATTCATTGTATTGGGCCAAGATTAGACCTGTGCCACTCACCTCGGAAGAGATTTCGGATTATGTAAAGAAAGATAGCATTCAGATTTTACGAGAATCAAAACCATATTTAGATTCAATAGACCAGGTCGCGAATAAGTTTAATCTATTCGATATTGTTTCTGGATATAGTTTTCAGAATTCCTATAAAGACTATCGCTTTGGTATCGGTTCACCAATTGGAAAGGTGAAATTTAATACTGTACAAGGTTTTAATTCTGACATCGATCTTTTCTTTAGAAAAAACTACGATGAATTTAGAAGATACTTAAATGTAAGTTTAAATCTTAATTATGGCTATTCCGAAGATAGATGGAGACCTACGGCAGCAATATTTTACAAATTCAATAATATTCAACGGAATACTTTAGGGCTAAGTGGCGGTGTTGTCGCGACTCAATTTAATGGTGGACTTACTTCCTTGCCCAAACTCAATTCCCTTTATTCACTTATCGCCGAGAGGAATTATCTAAAAATATACGAGAACGCGTTCGCCCAATTAAGTTATTCCCAAGAATTATTTAACGGTTTAAGGGCTTCTACAACTTTTTCGTATCAGAAAAGAAAGCCGCTTTTCAACAATACTGACCAAGTTTGGTTTAACAACGACGACCGTGATTACAGCAGTAATAATCCATTAGATGCAAACGCTTATGGAATTGCCCCTTTGGAAGAACATCATATACTAAAGTTGAGTTTAAACGCAAGTATAACGTTTGGTCAAAAATATATGAGCTATCCTGATAGCAAATTCAACATTCTAAATGACAAGTACCCAACTTTAAATATAGGTTATGAAAAAGGCTTCGGCTCAGATATTTCTGACTATAACTACGACCAATTTAAGGCAAGATTAAGCCAGGATATAAATCTGGGAAATAAAGGAGATTTTAAGTATAATTTGAAGGCCGGCACATTTCTAAATTCAGATAAGATTGCATTTATTGACTATCAACATTTTAATGGTAACCAAACAAATATTGGTACCTCTGCCAATTATTTAGATGTTTTTAATAATCTTCCTTACTACTCCATGAGCACCAACAAATCTTATTTTGAAGCCCATATAGAGCATGATTTTAGCGGTTATATTTTAGGAAAAGTTCCGTTGCTCAATAAATTAAATTACAACCTGATTATCGGCGCTCATGCCCTTTCTACCCAAAATCATACACCATACCAGGAACTTTCAGTTGGGATAGATAATATCGGGTTTGGCAAATTAAGATTCTTAAGACTCGATTATGTTAGAAGCTACCAAAATGGATATGAAGGTGATGCTCTGATATTTGGGCTAAAGATTTTCAACTTTATAGATTAA
- a CDS encoding Acetylornithine deacetylase/Succinyl-diaminopimelate desuccinylase, whose translation MLKQLLLFICFVLNVNLIFSQTENLDTLALKYAKSSFSELKEFFSLPNNAYYPEQIEKNVVWCESAFTKRGFVTKRLQTETVPLLLAERETIGAKKTVLIYLQIDGQPVDSTKWFQKDPYVPALKEKKDDGSWQEIDWASLQGNIDRDWRIFSRSASDARGPDMMFLKAMDIINDLKISPNYNIKVIMDFEEELGSPQLPKAVSQYKEELSADMLVIFDGPRHLSNMPTLSYGARGIATISLEVFGPRVPLHSGNYGNYAPNPALKLSQLLSAMWNEDGSVAIKGWYDGIEISEEVKDILSQVPDDENKIKQEFGIVETDNIGNNFQEAIQYPALGILGLEAGWVGKETRTIIPASAIAELNIRLVKETDGERMVKLLKDYILEQGYYLVEDKPTEQERMSHAKIARFNAELSYGAFRTEFDTEIGKWLRKAMMTAFGNEPIQIRTAGGSIPISPFVTTLGIPAVAVPTVNPDNNQHSPNENIRLGNYIDGIKTITAILLEKL comes from the coding sequence ATGCTAAAGCAGTTACTTCTATTTATTTGTTTTGTATTAAATGTGAACCTGATTTTTTCTCAGACTGAAAATTTGGATACGTTAGCATTAAAGTATGCTAAGTCCTCATTTTCAGAATTAAAGGAGTTTTTCAGTTTACCCAATAATGCATATTATCCTGAACAGATAGAAAAAAATGTTGTTTGGTGCGAGTCTGCATTCACTAAAAGAGGTTTTGTTACCAAGCGTTTACAGACTGAGACGGTTCCCCTTCTTCTAGCTGAAAGAGAAACAATAGGAGCAAAGAAAACCGTATTGATATACCTCCAAATCGATGGACAACCGGTGGACTCAACAAAATGGTTCCAAAAAGATCCATATGTTCCCGCACTTAAGGAAAAGAAAGATGACGGAAGCTGGCAAGAAATAGATTGGGCGTCGTTACAAGGCAATATCGATAGGGATTGGCGAATATTTTCGCGATCTGCCTCAGATGCTAGAGGCCCTGATATGATGTTTTTAAAAGCAATGGATATCATTAATGATCTTAAAATTTCACCTAATTATAATATAAAGGTCATAATGGACTTTGAAGAGGAATTAGGTTCCCCCCAATTACCAAAGGCGGTTTCGCAATATAAAGAAGAGCTTTCGGCAGATATGCTGGTAATTTTTGATGGCCCTAGGCATTTATCGAATATGCCGACTTTAAGTTATGGAGCAAGGGGAATTGCTACCATTTCTCTCGAAGTCTTTGGCCCAAGAGTCCCTTTACATAGTGGAAACTATGGGAATTATGCACCAAATCCGGCGCTTAAGCTGTCTCAATTACTTAGTGCAATGTGGAACGAAGATGGAAGTGTCGCAATAAAGGGATGGTACGATGGAATTGAAATTAGTGAAGAGGTGAAGGATATCCTTAGCCAGGTACCAGATGATGAAAATAAAATTAAACAGGAGTTCGGCATTGTAGAAACCGATAATATAGGGAATAATTTTCAGGAAGCTATACAATATCCCGCTCTCGGTATATTGGGATTAGAAGCCGGTTGGGTCGGTAAGGAAACTAGAACAATCATTCCTGCTTCAGCGATTGCAGAACTAAATATTAGATTGGTAAAAGAAACTGATGGGGAAAGAATGGTAAAATTATTAAAGGATTATATTCTAGAACAAGGCTATTATTTGGTAGAGGATAAGCCTACGGAGCAAGAACGAATGTCACATGCAAAAATAGCACGATTTAATGCAGAGCTTTCCTATGGAGCCTTTAGAACGGAATTCGATACAGAAATAGGAAAATGGTTGAGAAAGGCCATGATGACTGCCTTTGGAAATGAACCAATACAAATTAGAACTGCAGGAGGTTCTATACCAATCTCTCCCTTTGTGACGACTTTGGGGATACCAGCGGTTGCGGTACCGACGGTTAATCCGGACAATAATCAGCATAGTCCTAACGAAAATATAAGATTAGGGAACTATATAGATGGGATAAAAACGATTACAGCTATCTTGCTAGAAAAATTATAA
- a CDS encoding Predicted dehydrogenase, whose translation MIKAGVLGAGHLGKIHLRLLKESKKYELVGFYDADRENAKKVSDEFGYKYFSTIEELIDAVDMVDIVTPTLSHYDCAIKAINKGKHIFIEKPITNTVEEAEEIRRLLAEHNLRGQVGHVERFNPAFLAVKDMIHNPMFIETHRLAEFNPRGTDVPVVLDLMIHDIDIILSVMNSEVESILASGVSVISDTPDIANARIQFKNGCVANLTASRISLKNMRKTRFFQKDAYISVDFLDKKCEVVKMKNAPETPGDFDMILRNAEGVDKQIYFDNPTVSKNNAILDELESFADAINYNTSPVVTLQDGTEALRIANRIIASF comes from the coding sequence ATGATTAAAGCCGGTGTTTTAGGTGCGGGCCACCTCGGAAAAATTCATCTTAGGTTACTTAAGGAATCAAAAAAATACGAGCTAGTCGGATTTTACGATGCCGATAGAGAGAATGCAAAGAAGGTTTCGGATGAATTCGGTTATAAATATTTCTCAACCATAGAAGAACTGATAGATGCCGTAGATATGGTAGATATCGTCACTCCTACTCTTTCTCATTATGACTGCGCCATAAAAGCAATAAATAAAGGAAAGCACATCTTCATCGAAAAACCAATAACGAATACGGTTGAAGAGGCAGAAGAAATAAGAAGACTTCTCGCGGAGCATAACCTAAGAGGTCAAGTTGGCCACGTAGAAAGATTTAATCCGGCGTTCTTGGCGGTAAAGGATATGATACATAATCCCATGTTTATCGAGACCCACAGATTGGCAGAATTTAATCCTCGTGGTACCGACGTCCCTGTAGTGCTTGATCTAATGATTCATGATATCGATATTATCTTAAGTGTCATGAATTCTGAAGTTGAATCTATTCTAGCGAGTGGAGTTTCAGTTATCAGTGACACTCCAGATATTGCAAATGCAAGGATTCAATTTAAAAATGGATGCGTTGCGAATTTAACCGCTAGCAGAATTTCTTTGAAGAATATGAGAAAGACTCGATTTTTTCAAAAGGACGCTTATATTTCGGTGGATTTTTTAGATAAAAAATGCGAGGTGGTTAAGATGAAAAATGCTCCAGAAACACCAGGGGATTTTGATATGATTCTCAGAAATGCGGAAGGTGTCGATAAACAGATTTACTTCGATAATCCTACGGTCTCTAAAAATAACGCCATCTTAGACGAGCTAGAATCCTTTGCAGATGCAATTAATTATAATACCAGTCCAGTGGTAACATTGCAAGATGGTACCGAGGCTTTAAGGATTGCTAATAGAATAATAGCAAGCTTCTAA
- a CDS encoding protein-L-isoaspartate(D-aspartate) O-methyltransferase translates to MIDTFKHQGLRQKLVDTIIKKGITDEDVLAAIGKIPRHLFMDSSFLDHAYQDKAFPIAADQTISQPYTVAFQTELLKVKKGDTILEIGTGSGYQTAVLLELGAKVFSIERQQKLFKKTSKFLPKLGYRAKKLIFGDGYKGLPEEAPFDSIIVTAGAPSVPRALMSQLKENGRLVIPVGVEHQIMTLYIRRGPQDFEKHEYGEFRFVPLLEDKN, encoded by the coding sequence TTGATAGATACTTTTAAACACCAAGGTTTACGGCAGAAATTAGTCGATACGATTATAAAAAAAGGAATAACAGATGAAGATGTATTAGCCGCCATCGGTAAAATACCTAGACATCTTTTTATGGACTCTAGCTTTCTAGACCATGCGTATCAGGACAAAGCATTTCCTATTGCTGCCGACCAGACAATTTCTCAACCATATACGGTTGCTTTTCAAACTGAACTTTTAAAGGTTAAAAAGGGCGACACCATTTTGGAAATCGGAACAGGTAGTGGTTACCAAACCGCAGTTTTATTAGAGTTAGGAGCCAAGGTGTTTAGCATAGAAAGACAGCAAAAATTATTTAAAAAAACTAGCAAGTTCTTGCCCAAGCTTGGTTACCGCGCCAAGAAATTGATTTTTGGAGATGGTTATAAAGGTTTGCCTGAGGAAGCCCCTTTTGATAGTATTATTGTAACCGCAGGTGCACCTTCAGTACCAAGGGCGTTGATGAGCCAACTTAAGGAAAATGGACGGTTGGTTATTCCTGTGGGGGTAGAGCATCAGATAATGACACTCTATATACGCCGTGGACCACAAGATTTTGAAAAGCACGAATACGGTGAGTTTCGTTTTGTGCCTTTATTAGAGGATAAAAATTGA
- a CDS encoding 3-hydroxybutyryl-CoA dehydrogenase has protein sequence MKNVAVIGAGTMGNGIAHTFAQSGYKVQLIDINPESLKKGMSNIEKNLDRMLAKEKISEEQKSQTLANISTFTDLKEGTEYVGLVVEAATENLQLKLKIFKELDEICPDDTILATNTSSISITHIASATNRQERVIGMHFMNPVPIMKLVEVIKGYNTSEEVLETIMELCNKLEKSPVLVNDYPGFVANRILMPMLNEAIETLYNNVAGVQEIDTVMKLGMAHPMGPLQLADFIGLDVCLSILEVMFDGFKNPKYAPCPLLVNMVRAGKLGVKAGEGFYDYSESRKAENVSKQFLN, from the coding sequence ATGAAAAATGTAGCAGTGATTGGCGCAGGAACCATGGGAAATGGTATTGCACATACATTTGCTCAGAGCGGCTATAAAGTTCAATTAATTGATATAAATCCTGAATCCCTTAAAAAAGGAATGTCTAACATCGAAAAGAATTTAGACCGGATGTTGGCAAAGGAAAAAATTTCAGAAGAACAAAAATCACAAACCTTAGCGAATATTTCAACCTTTACAGACCTTAAGGAAGGTACAGAATACGTAGGTTTGGTGGTAGAAGCAGCTACTGAAAATCTACAGTTAAAACTTAAAATTTTTAAGGAGCTTGATGAGATTTGCCCAGATGATACCATTCTAGCGACCAATACGTCTTCGATTAGTATAACCCATATTGCTTCAGCTACAAATAGACAAGAACGAGTCATCGGGATGCATTTTATGAATCCTGTGCCGATTATGAAGTTGGTAGAGGTCATAAAAGGCTACAACACCAGCGAAGAAGTTTTAGAAACCATCATGGAACTTTGTAACAAACTTGAAAAATCACCTGTTTTGGTCAATGATTATCCGGGGTTTGTGGCAAACCGCATCTTAATGCCAATGCTCAACGAAGCAATTGAAACATTGTACAATAACGTTGCAGGTGTACAAGAAATTGATACCGTGATGAAATTGGGAATGGCACATCCTATGGGACCTCTACAACTAGCCGATTTTATTGGTTTAGACGTTTGCCTTTCAATTCTAGAAGTGATGTTCGATGGTTTTAAAAATCCCAAATACGCTCCTTGCCCTTTACTGGTAAATATGGTAAGAGCCGGTAAATTAGGCGTGAAGGCGGGCGAAGGTTTTTATGATTATTCCGAGTCTAGAAAGGCCGAAAATGTTTCAAAACAATTTCTTAACTAA
- a CDS encoding Uncharacterized conserved protein, DUF1015 family: protein MAKIIPFKAVRPKRDKVGLVASRSYQSYTRAQREARLRDNPFSFLHIINPGYRYAKTIAGKARYNLVRNRYLEFKEDEIFIEDASPCYYIYKIIDRDGQEFNGIIAAASAEDYENNIIKKHEDTIEKREVIFKEYLKTVGFNAEPVLLTYPDNSNIEKIIEICQLQRSEYEFTTTHRDTHYLWCVCDKEHIEIIKNEFEQMPSIYIADGHHRCSSSYLLYKDEVSKNESYKYFMVYLIPESDVKILEFNRLVRDLNDLTKEEFLIQLDAIFRIENRGQVVYKPSKRHHFTMYLDGEFYSLYLRKNQFIIDSSLDDLDAYILYKTILKPILGIDDLRKDTRISYINGKRDIADLKYEVDSGRYEVGFGMIPADITQMKKIADEGLTMPPKSTYIEPKLRSGITIYEF from the coding sequence TTGGCGAAAATAATTCCATTTAAAGCAGTGCGACCGAAGCGGGACAAAGTTGGTCTTGTTGCATCCCGTTCTTATCAAAGTTATACCCGTGCGCAGCGGGAAGCCCGATTAAGGGATAATCCTTTTTCGTTTCTTCATATAATAAACCCAGGGTATCGCTACGCAAAAACGATTGCTGGTAAAGCGAGATATAACCTGGTTAGAAATCGATATCTAGAGTTTAAGGAAGACGAAATTTTTATTGAAGATGCTTCTCCTTGCTATTATATCTACAAGATTATTGATCGCGACGGTCAGGAATTTAATGGTATAATCGCTGCGGCAAGCGCGGAAGATTACGAAAACAACATCATTAAAAAACACGAGGACACCATTGAAAAAAGGGAAGTGATTTTTAAGGAATATTTGAAAACGGTTGGCTTTAATGCCGAACCGGTGCTTCTTACCTATCCGGACAATAGCAATATCGAAAAGATTATTGAAATTTGTCAGCTTCAGCGTTCGGAATACGAATTTACTACTACGCACCGCGATACGCATTATTTGTGGTGCGTTTGTGATAAGGAACATATTGAAATCATTAAAAATGAATTTGAGCAAATGCCTTCAATATATATTGCAGATGGGCATCACCGTTGCTCTTCCTCATATTTGCTTTATAAGGATGAAGTCAGTAAAAACGAATCGTATAAGTACTTTATGGTGTATCTAATCCCTGAATCTGACGTCAAGATTTTAGAATTCAACCGACTGGTACGCGATTTAAATGACCTTACCAAAGAAGAATTCCTTATTCAACTTGATGCAATATTCAGGATAGAAAATCGCGGTCAGGTGGTTTACAAACCTTCAAAAAGACATCATTTTACGATGTATTTAGACGGTGAGTTCTATTCGCTGTATTTAAGAAAAAATCAATTCATCATTGACTCTTCTTTAGACGATTTGGATGCTTATATTCTTTATAAAACTATTTTAAAACCCATTTTGGGAATCGACGATTTAAGAAAGGATACCCGAATCTCTTACATAAACGGAAAACGGGATATCGCAGATTTAAAATATGAAGTAGATAGTGGTCGTTATGAAGTAGGTTTCGGAATGATTCCTGCAGACATAACCCAAATGAAAAAGATTGCTGATGAAGGATTAACGATGCCTCCCAAAAGCACCTACATAGAACCAAAATTACGAAGCGGCATCACCATATACGAGTTTTAG